TCCCTGAAATCCAACAGCAAACGATTCAACGGATGCATGAACGATTGATCTTATAGCTTCGTTTTTATCTAATGTGTTTTGTGTCATAAAATTATTCCTAAATTATTTTATTAAATCATCAACACCAACTTCAAGCGCCTTGGCGATCTTAGTTAGTGTTTCAATGGTCGGGTTTGTATTTACTCCGTTTTCAACCTTAACAATGGTGTTAAGTGATAAATCGGCAAGGCGAGCAATCTTTTCGAGAGATAGCCCCTTTTTAGCCCGCAGTTTCTTTAAGTTTTCAGCAATTTTATTATTTGACATATCTTTTCTAATTGTATAACTATATAGTATATAGAATATAATATAAAGGTTTCTTTCTTGATACTATAATGATAACTAATTTAAACAATTTTGTAAACGAATCTTTGGGGAGTTCCTTAGCGTTGCCCGCGAATGGGCTGGCTTCCTTATTGAGGGTTTTGCTCAAAAAATGTTCGAACTTCGTTCAGAAAACACTGCTAAAGCTTTGGCGGAGAGGACAGGATTCGAACCTGCAATCCGCCATAGGCGGAGCCGGTTTTCGAAACCGGTGCATTACCATTCTGCCACCTCTCCATCAAGTGCCAGAGAGAGGATTTGAACCTCCACGAGATTGCTCTCACTACGCCCTGAACGTAGCGCGTCTACCGTTTCGCCACTCTGGCCTAGATATTCATTTTACCACCAGTCTTGCTATAATTAGCCCCAAATGCTTTTGTAGTTTAATGGATAGAACACGGCCCTCCGAAGGCTGAAATGTGGGTTCGATTCCCGCCGAAAGCACAATTAGGATAAATAGAAAGATCAAAGTAAAATAACAGATAGGGAGGGAGGAGTCGGATAGCGGTTTATTCCACAGACCTGGAAAGTCTGCGTCCTTTACTGGACTCGTGGGTTCGAATCCCACCTCCTCCGCCAGAAGTGATACTATCATCTTCAAACATACGAATAGACTGATACAATGGGCTAATTGTGGTGTTCGAATAGCCCGGATAGCTCCATAACATCCCAGATGGAAATATCGAACACAAAAGGACTCTGATCTGGCTAAGATTAGACATTTGATACGTTTTGCCTAAATTATTAAACTTCTCCTGCATAAAGTTAACAATTGATTCAAGATTATATTTTGCTAACGACTCGTCACTTTTTGCTATTTGTAAAGATAGTATCTGTTCCTCAATAAGTTTATTTTGCTCTTTAAATATTTCATCAGAATAGACACCAGTTAGATTTTTCTGAATCAATGATTGCCGAAGGGTTTGAAGTTTTTTTAGTTCACTATCAGCCTCTTCTTTTCGTTTCTGTAATTGTTTAATTCGCTGGTAATAAGTCCTTCTTAACAATGCAATAAACGCATCTAGATATTCTTTTGTAGGAGTAATAGTAGATAAAAGATAAATCATGGCGTTATTCATATCATCCATTGGAATCGACTTCATACCGCATCTTTTTCTACAAAAATAATACCCGTACTTTGAGCGTTTCCCCTTACTCCAAGCACCAGTTAAAGGTGTGCCACAGTTCTGACAGAGGACTATTCTTCGTAGTGGGAATTCAGTATTATCTCTATTTTTTCTTGCTAAACGGACGTTAATATACGATTAATGGTTTGTGGTAATAATGGTCGCTCTTTACTTCTAGAAGTTTGACATAAACCCCATTCGTTCATGATAGTTGCCATTTCTTAATAGGGTTTTTGTGCCGGTTGCCATGAGCTCCCATGCGGCTTTTATTTTATCCTTGATATGATCATTGTCAAGAAGTGTATTATCTACATCAATATAAAAAACAGTGCGGGGTTTTTCTTTTGTTGTTTGTCTTATTGCTGACATATTAATCACTTTACTCAAGATATAATTATATTCTTATTATATAAGATGGATATGAAACTGGATAATAATCCACAAAAAAATCAAAGAATACCGATTTTAGCATTCAGTTTACATTGACCAATCCTCGTTGGGAACACATTCCCATAATAGTAAAGGCAGGTAAACGGACAGGACAAGCGCGAAAGGACATTATT
Above is a window of Candidatus Roizmanbacteria bacterium CG_4_9_14_0_2_um_filter_38_17 DNA encoding:
- a CDS encoding DNA-binding protein; protein product: MSNNKIAENLKKLRAKKGLSLEKIARLADLSLNTIVKVENGVNTNPTIETLTKIAKALEVGVDDLIK